tcagacccctagaacttagaactacttaaacctaactaacctaaggacatcaaccatgcccgaggcaggatccgaaccttcgaccgtagcggtcgcgcggttccagactgtagcgccaagaaccgctcggccaccccggccggcgaagttcTTAATGCTATTACAGTTTAGTTACAGCTCTGATTCCATTCTGAAAAAGGGACTGGACGCGGGACTACAGTCATTGTTAGTTCCAGGTTCTCATCCAACAATTTACTCTTATTGCTGTAATAAATAACGAATGATAACTGTTCTTTAAATAGAgtaagacacaagcagcaaaaccAGTAACCTTCAATTCCCAAATCCACCTCATTTTTCTAAATCCCTTAAAGGAGGGACCAAGATGGTACCTGTGAAATGGGGATGGCTGATATATATCCATGTCCTGCTACGATCAGGGCttatcctccgtctctaatgacttcgtcttCGACGGGATTTGAAACCCTAATCATCAATCCTTCCTGTATGTGATGCAAAGGCCATTTAGTTTGTCACAAATAAGTCATTGTGATATTCATCCATATGATAAATAGCACACCATTTTAGCTTGGATTAACGATGTTACTGCCTGTACAGGAAGTAGCATACTTTAGGAGTAAGCACAATGCTGCTGTACCGCAAAAAATTTCATTCGCCCACCCTTCCTGCTGATGCAGAAGTAGTGCTCAGGACAGACAACAAGACAACACACGGCCATCCACTCTGCAGAGTATTCAGCCTCCGCCGTTGTACAGTGTGGCTTCCAGTAAAGCTAATCCCTTACATCAATAAAGGAACACTCCCGATAGTTTGCTGTCTGCCTGGCAGACGTGTAGTACGCATAATGCCTAACGTAGGTTGTAGTTTCGACGTTCTCAGTGCCTGACGCCATATCGCTAACAGTAATCAAGGATAATCAAGGATTTAAAATGCGCTTACACTAAGTCTTCTATAAAACGTTATGAAACTAACGGAAAGGGTGTCAATGGGAAGGAGTCCTATATTAAGCTATATTAGCTGGAAACCAGTTACATATAGTGCCCACAAAAGCCCTTACTTGTTCTTGTgtacatcaatgacctttcatAAGTAACATTACCAGATACCGAATTTCTTTAGTTTACAGATGCTATTAACAATGCAATAGAAAGCAAATGGAGTATAGTTGTAGAAAGATGGGATAATAAGATGTGGACATTAATGGGTGATTAGCCAATTATCTGAgacaaaactttgaaaaaaacacactacatgcagttcatagCTCGTAagcctaaaatacactcctggaaattgaaataagaacaccgtgaattcattgtcccaggaaggggaaactttattgacacattcctggggtcagatacatcacatgatcacactgacagaaccacaggcacatagacacgggcaacagagcaagcacaatgtcggcactagtacagtgtatatccacctttcgcagcaatgcaggctgctattctcccatggagacgatcgtagagatgctggatgtagtcctgtggaacggcttgccatgccatttccacctggcgcctcagttggaccagcgttcgtgctggacgtgcagaccgcgtgagacgacgcttcatccagtcccaaacatgctcaatgggggaaagatccggagatcttgctggccagggtagttgtcttacaccttctagagcacgttgggtggcacgggatacatgcggacgtgcattgtcctgttggaacagcaagttcccttgccggtctaggaatggtagaacgatgggttcgatgacggtttggatgtaccgtgcactattcagtgtcccctcgacgatcaccagtggtgtacggccagtgtaggagatcgctccccacaccatgatgccgggtgttggccctgtgtgcctcggtcgtatgcagtcctgattgtggcgctcacctgcacggcgccaaacacgcatacgaccatcattggcaccaaggcagaagcgactctcatcgctgaagacgacacgtctccattcgtccctccattcacgcctgtcgcgacaccactggaggcgggatgcacgatgttggggcgtgagcggaagacggcctaacggtgtgcgggaccgtagcccagcttcatggagacggttgcgaatggtcctcgccgataccccaggagcaacagtgtccctaatttgctgggaagtggcggtgcggtcccctacggcactgcgtaggatcctacggtcttggcgtgcatccgtgcgtcgctgcggtccggtcccaggtcgacgggcacgtgcaccttccgccgaccactggcgacaacatcgatgtactgtggagacctcacgccccacgtgttgagcaattcggcggtacgtccacccggcctcccgcatgcccactatacgccctcgctcaaagtccgtcaactgcacatacggttcacgtccacgctgtcgcggcatgctaccagtgttaaagactgcgatggagctccgtatgccacggcaaactggctgacaccgacggcggcggtgcacaaatgctgcgcagctagcgccattcgacggccaacaccgcggttcctggtgtgtccgctgtgccgtgcgtgtgatcattgcttgtacagccctctcgcagtgtccggagcaagtatggtgggtctgacacaccggtgtcaatgtgttcttttttccatttccaggagtgtataacgagaATCAGAAGAAACTGACCATGTTAAATTCTTGGCATTACAACCTGATAATAGAttcaataggggggggggggggggcatagcacagaactgctgaagcaccaCAACAAACCTCTATTTTGCAGATCTTGTCAGACACAGCAGCTATAAAATAAAATGCTGACATGCTTCTCTTACTTTCATTTCGCAATGTCATACGTTCTCAttctctggggtaactcaccaaCCGGAACATATTTTTTTGAATCAAATAGCATGTGATACGGGGCATTTCTGGTGTGAGCTGAAGAACGTCCTGCAGAGCGTTCTTCAGTGCACTGTGAATTCTAAATGCTGCTTCCCGATATACTTATTCCGTAAAGCAATATATCGTAAATAATGCATCTCCTTTTCAGACCTACAGCTTAGTTCATGGAATAGATACGATAAATAAGAGTAACAATGAATTAACTGCGCTCAAATCTCCAATATAATAATACGAATACCATTCAAAGAGTTTTAAGTCATTTACCTTTGTCCTGAAAGATGTCCGTTAGTCAGGAACACACATTCTCAACATTACCAGTAGCCATAGAAGTTTAACTATTAATTAAAGAGCCTAAAGGATTTTTTGGTAATGGACTCCTTCTACTGTAGTGACAAATTTCGTAGTAGATTCGGCTGATGTGTATATACCGTATTAATAAAAACATCAAATAATCTATTACATAAAACCTGATTTCCACACATCCTTTAATTTGACCGGAAACGACGCAACCTAAGCGGATGTCGTACGCGTACATGTTGGTTAGGAGAGAGGCAAATTACTCATTGTATCCCTTAAGCTTGCTAGAGAAACAAGGAAACCCTCGCATCTTCTCATACATGGAGAGTATAGCTGCACCCACTCATGTTGACTGGGCTGCTGGCTACGTCCCCTGCACAGTGATCTTTTCTCTCCATTGTCCACCAGCTAAGGCCCCCGTCATCCAGAAGTAGTCCCCCACACGAGCAACCCATCTTTGTTACCTCGGGTCAGCCCTTGTTTCGTCTTCTGTCATCACACATACGACGAATCACACAAATTTAGACGTTAACAACACCTGAACTAGACGTTAAATTTCATGATGAGAGTATCACGGATTTTATTTTTTGTCAAAGATATTGGTTTCTTGTGCACTATTTATCTCGCATTCTCACTCAGATTctataaaaaagcactccgtcttcaggtcaccagtggcctacagggaccatccgaccgccatgtcatactcagtggaggatgctgataggaggggcgtggggtcaacacaccACTTTCCCAGTcattgtgatggtattcttgaccgaagccgctactattcagtcgagtagctcctcaattggcatcacgaggctgagtgaaccacgaaaaatggcaacagtgcatggcgccaggatggtcacccatccaagtggcgaccacgcccgacagcgcttcactcAGTTTCTATGGATGAGTCAAACCTCCAGACTGAGGGCTGTCTTACGCTTTTATGCTACCAGAAAGAAGTTCATTACCCTCAAGGGCTGTCTTTAGTGACACAATGTGCGTAGGGAGTGAGCCTGCGTTAATTTTTGACGGTCGTTGGCGATCAGATGACACTAAGGAAGCCTGTCTGTTTTGACTTTGCATGCAATAACTGTACTAAGTTTAGAAGTGAACATTGTAATATTGATTGTAGGGTATAACCATGCCCCAACGATGAGTACGTATTCCTGTTGACGAGCGAGATTCAAACATTTCAACGAGGCCACATTGTGggcctgcgagaagctggatggacgtatcgGCGGATTGCTGCTCATGCTGTGTACTGTGTATCGATGGTGTGTTGCTGCTTTCAACAGCAATCTGTGGATCATTCCCACACCTCTAGAACAGGTTCTGGACGTCTGATTAGCGCAGACGTACATCAGAATCGACGAAATGTGCGAGCAGTGGTGCGCAATTGAACACCATCCAGCGACGAAATCCGGGCACAAGTTGCACCTACTGAGGCATGAAGGACCGCTGCTAACCATATGCGTGGTGCAGGAGTAAGACAACACGTGTTGCTGGCCAGGCTGCCACCACGACAGCGACAATAACGGCTACTGTGGAGTCGTGAAAAAGAGATTAGAGGGGAACAGAATGGCACCCTTCTTCTGTGAGAGTACGTTCTGTGTGTATGGGAGTAATGGACATAGACGTGTGTGGAATAGACCTGGGGAGCTGCCtgttccagagtgcattcgcccagGACACACACCTCGCATTCCAGGCTTGACTTACAGGTCTCGGTCATATGTTGTGTTTCCGCAAGGTAAGGTAACCAGTGTTCGCTTCTTTGCACAGGCTGATAACACCCTGCTGCTATTATTTCTTCGGCAGGAAGCTGATGTGCTTTTTGAGCAGAACAATGCACGTTTGCATACGTCTGGTGTAACGCAACGTGCGGTTCGTGGTATACAACAAATGGTCTGACTAgcacgatcaccagatctctcgcaaATCGAACATGTATAGAGTATGATAAATCAACAACTTACTTGTTCTCTAGGGCCTGCAGGAACCACTGCTGAACTGCACCAAAAGGCGCAAGACGCTTGCGAAAATCTACTGCGGTGCCGCTCGGCACCTTTGTGATCGTTTGCATATGAGGATACTGGCGTGTGTTGCTACCAATATACCGCGTTTTGGCACACTTTGCTGTGGCATGTGTGACTCATGTCGTCTGGATTTGTTATCATGTACTACCACAatgatgaagcgtcatctcacttgtcaataaaataatCTTGTCCTTGAATGTGTTTCCTTTTTTCCTTGTAGAGTATGGTGTCCGACGTCTCTACCTAAGTCATTGCTGTAGAGTATTCTAGGCGCCCAACACAAATCTTCCACTTGGACACTTTGAGATCTCACTGCTACGCCTGCCTTTCAACTACATCAAGACGTCATCTCTTGCCacaactgtgaatgctgttctttactgttttatttttaatttgcatatttaattaaatattttaattctgtGTATATACAGACTGAGATAGTCAAAAATCTACATTTATTGCAGGAAATAATACGAACAAAAACTGGTAATCGGTtacttcagaaaccggttattttgaacggCTTTAACAATCAGGTTGAATTGGTGTGGAAAAACGATGTAACCCAAACGGTTGTTTCAGCGATCGCCATCTCTAGGCTAGCGCAATGTGGAAATTAATCTCACAACCCATCCTCTCCATCTGAAGCAACGTTTCCACATATCAGTATGTCTCTCTTACCTTTTGAAGAGTTAGTCCAACTGTTTATACATGGGAGAAGTTTTTAGGGGTAGCAGATAAGACATGTAGAAGTAATGATGGAGGTCATAAGTCATGATAGCTCTGCGGCAAAAGAGATCCTTAAGAAAGGCGCAGCTGAAGTTTCGTGTCGTGTTCCAGTTCACAGTGTCAATCTTTTTGGCATTTTAGCAAGTGATGTGGTTAGTGGATTATCAGTCTGAATGTTGGTTCTGACTCTTACGAATCGTCATCGTAGTACTATCAAATCACATAACCAATACTCAATTGTTAGCCTTGTTAGAAAAATGACCTGATGAGTCGATCATAGTATAGTAGTattagtatggtattctgccttacggcaggtcttgtcgtgGTTAAAGCCTCATCCATTTTTGTTTGtctatagccagtcttttcatttctgaatgtttgtctcctttgatattgtccagcatttgataccttcattttcctcttcccctttttccctccaccattccatcTATTCCTTCCTCTAATAAACAGGccccctcaaacaatgtccaatccagttctgttTCCTCTCTCtggtgactttcagcatgtttctgccttctccaactcttcttaatacttcttcattccttactcggtcttcccatttcactttttccattcttctccatatccacatcttccttcctcaatgtccaggtctctgcaccatcataGTGTAGTGTCCAGTTAATATCTTCTTATGTTTTCAATACAGACGTTCTCTCCATCCCACCAAAGAGTCTGGTCATATGATGATGTATCATGgaagggaaattaaaaaaattcttcagATATTTTGTAtaataaagtttttttattttttatttggttttatGTTACACTTGAAGTACACTGTAGTTGGTGTGGGCCTTAATGGACGAGGGCGTGGCCATAGCCGAGAGCGGGTGCGGCGTAGCCGTAGGCTCCGTATCCGTAGCCCAGAGCGGGGGCAGCGGCGGCGTAGCGAGCATAGCCgtaggcgggggcggcgtaggcgacgGGGGCGTGAGCcacggcgggggcggcgtaggccacAGGGGCGTGGGCcacggcgggggcggcgtaggcgagGCGGGCAGTCTGCGAGATCCTGTACGTGTTGGCCACGGAGGAGGCGACTGGGGCGTGCGCGACGGCcactgcgggggcggcgggggccacAGCCACGGGGGCGTGCGCCACGGCGGCGacgggggcggcgtaggcggccacgggggcggcgtaggcggggGCTGCGTAGCCTCCAAGGTAGCCGGCGGAAGCGGCGGCCACCAGCGCGGACAGGATCAGCTGCGAGGAGAGGCAGAAAATTTTTGAACGACTACGGTGGAATGGCGCTTGCAACTCACATACAAGTAAGTCTACGTTCTGttctcttttatatttaattagtgaatgagataagattattagcaacatactgATGGCTCTCATGGCCGGTGATTACTTCAGTTACACTATCTAGACCGACAGGATGTGACTTTTTATAAAACTACTCACTGATGTTTCGTTTCCATTTGCGAGAGACTGCTGTGTTATCTCTGCTGCAGATGTGGAAGATTGATCAGCGAGTAGTTTAATATATCAAAATGGCCTCTCAGCCCAGACCTTCTAACCGAAGGGAAGGAATTCTCTGTCTGTCTAGTATATAAGAATTAATGTTACAGACATTTTGCCAGTGGAGTTTTACTATCAGTCTTAATCAAACATGGCTTATCTAATTCTATTATGGATTTTCAGTGTTTTAAAAAGAGCcagttttttcttaaaacgattggAAAATACAGTTGCGAAAGTCAAATAATAATTTGTTGTTCTTATCTTCAAGATAAACAGAGTTGATGTAGCGATTGCTtaagaatggctgcaaatattaacaatatcaaaggaTTGGTttctgaaagaaaataaatttccatGCAATGTTACTGAACGACTATACGTCAGACAAAGGGGTTTCCAATTTTTCCATCCCAATGGAGAAGTGGGTTTCACCAAATTCTAGAAAATACGAGGCTATGGTGGCAACTACTTCAGTACCCCATGATAATTTCTGATAATAAAATCTTAATTTGATACTGAAGAAGATGTCACTGTGGGCTACACCATGAAAATGAGTTATGTAAAAAAACACTTTTAATCCACTATAATGTAAGATATAGAtattcttctggtttactgttgcGTACCATCTGTGAAATCTATCACGTCTAATTTTAAACTAGTATCTGATTCAGTTCTGAGCAATATtagatcagtatttacttcatttgcagactttaTAGCTACTAGGAGTAGTATGCTAGGTTGGCTTGTATCTCCAGGTACAtgcggcaagagcaagccattaatgcttatttgaaGTGCGGACGCGTGGATGCAACACAGTTGGCCAATACTGACACGCAAAATCCGCTTGGTTGCGCAGCTACGacggtgcagaaaacatcaggcaaTACATTAcgtgacgtgtttgcgggaagactattGGACGTAGAAACAAAAACTCCTAGCACACTGGAGTGGGTATGTAATAAAGTGCCAATGATCaccatatctgcacttatacccttaACATCATGTATatgtggaaataatattttataatgtTAAATCACTATACTATAGCTGGATATCCGAGACTCTTTTCCACATCTCAGAGATCACTCTCTGTCTCTGAAGAACCCATACAAAACGACAGGTGTAATATTATCGTAAAAGACTCAACATATCTTTGGGACACCAACCGCAGATTCAACTGTCCACCTGATTGGTACTTACAAGCTTGTACATGGTGGAGTGGTGGTGGCTGTGTGTCGGTCTGGCGATCGAGTACTGCCCGTGGAGCGGCGTGGGTCCCTTTTATACGCGGGCGGCTTTTAGACAGTGCCGGTCCTTTCGCTGCTCTCGCAACGACGGCAGCTGCCCCGCTCGCTCATTCGCAGTCCGGTTTGGCGCCGACCGCCCGGGGGCTCCACGCTGGCAGAGTACAGTCGCCGGATAGGTGGGTGTCACAACTCGGCAAAACACCGGCCTGCGCTGCGCTTTGTCCGGCCTTCAGCTGACGCTCATAATGAAGGGGCTTTGTGACTGGTACGACCAGGGCTTCCAGCTGTGTCTCTTGCTTACCAGCTAGAGTCGGGCAACCTATCAGAATACAGAACTGCAGCTGCGACTTGAATTACAACTTGAAAAGGGAAGTAGAGGTGGCTTACCCTTACAGTGCATGCAGCGCAATCTACGGGCCTCACGCTGTCAGGGCCCTGCACCGCTCTTgctatttttgtaataaaattatttgcaGTTTTGGACTGGAAAACAGtaccctgcttcttcttcttcttcttgcgttacggcctctgtaggaccacgggtagccccttcgtggactgcatttcctcttcttcttccagaacctctttattctttctcttcttctctctcgctcTTCTTCTGAGCTCTTtagtgtccttttctcctgtcggctccactggtgacgcTCTAATCttctcctgtattcttctctgtcattgatctccagcatattggtcggtgtatatttcttcctccaatttccctttccttcgaccttgatccccaattacaaccagtccttccgaagttcaacaacccatttGGTTCCTGTCTTtacccttgtcctccctgttgtttcccacactctcttcgtcattctgtccatactcatcctaactacatgtccagcaaacattAGCCCTTTTAAGTCTAatttccccagatattgttctcatattacggtacaattcttccctaggtctttccatccacctctctccacctcttttgggacctagtatttttctcagtttttttcctctcttctttctctagctgttctgccccatttcttcctagtgtcatcgtctc
This genomic interval from Schistocerca serialis cubense isolate TAMUIC-IGC-003099 chromosome 8, iqSchSeri2.2, whole genome shotgun sequence contains the following:
- the LOC126417026 gene encoding cuticle protein 12.5-like; amino-acid sequence: MYKLLILSALVAAASAGYLGGYAAPAYAAPVAAYAAPVAAVAHAPVAVAPAAPAVAVAHAPVASSVANTYRISQTARLAYAAPAVAHAPVAYAAPAVAHAPVAYAAPAYGYARYAAAAPALGYGYGAYGYAAPALGYGHALVH